CGAATTTCCTGACTAATTCGTTCAATATTACTTTCCACGGCCTTTTGAGTGTCCACTTCAAGGACAAGATGCATCCCCCCTTGAAGGTCAAGGCCCAAATTAATTTGTTTATGCGGCCATAAAGTCGGTTTTATGGTCGGAACAAGATAGATCACAGCGGTAACAATCACAATAAGAACAAATACCGGTTTCCAAGAAATATTCTTCAATGGTTTTTTCCCTTAAATATTTATCTAATCATAATGATGGTTGTAATAAAAACCACCTGTTACGAAAGGTTGATTCAGGTTTTAACAAGTCTGAAATTATTTTGATTTTTTTGAATCAGGTTTGGATTTTTTTTCAGGCGGGGGTTGAGATGCCGTTTCTATTCTTGCTCCGACATTACCCCTGGCGACTTTAACCCGAACCCGGTCGGATATTTCAACCGTTAATGTTGTTTCGTCAAGACCTGTGATACGTCCATGAATACCGCCGCTGGTAATGATACGGTCTCCTTTTTTAAGAGCGGATATCATTTCGCGGTGTTGTTTTGTCTTTTTCTGTTGAGGCCGAATAAGCAGGAAATAAAAAATAACAAACATCAGGATAAGTGGGATAAACCCTGAAAATCCGCCTGCTCCTTGTCCGGCAGCTTCTCCTCCCTGGCCCATTGCGTATGCGATGCTAATCAAGATAAACCTCCTTTAATTATTGATAAATGAATAAAGTTGCGCTGATATACTTTAAAAATCAAAATAGGTCAAACCTATTTTTCACAAATAATATTGCTTTCCCCGGGAATCATTGAACGGTCAGCTTCGATGACGATATTAATGTTGCGGCTTAATTCAAGATCCAGAATTTCTTTGCGCTTTTTGTTCAGAATATAATCCGCAACATCCACCGGTACAATACCTTTTACCTTGGAAATATCATTTCCCAGACTTTCTAGACGAAGTTTTCTAATAAAACGTAGCACTAAGGTTTCGGTGGAAGGGGTAACACCTTTTCCACGGCAGAGTTTGCATGGCTCAAAACTGCCAAATTCAATGGATGGTCGGATTCGCTGCCTTGACATTTCCATGAGTCCGAATCGGGAAATTTTACCGACTTTAGTTCTGGCTTTATCATTTTTGACCTGTGTCTTCACCGCCCTTTCTACTTCAAGCCGGTGCTTTTGATCTTTCATATCTATAAAATCAATGATGATTAAACCGCCTAAATCTCTTAGCCGAAGCTGGCGGGTGATTTCTTCGGCCGCTTCGATATTTGTCTGCAGGGCGGTTTGTTCGATTGATTTTTTACGGGTTGCTTTTCCCGAATTAACATCGATTGATACCAGGGCTTCAGTCGGCTCTATCACAATACTGCCCCCGGATTTCAGCGGAACACGACTTTCAAATATGGATGCAATCTGATTTTCAAGCTGATATTTGGTAAATATCGGTTTATCCCCTTTGTAGTGCTTAACAATTTTAGCATGCCTGGATGAGATGATTTTAATAAATTTTTTTACTTCCTGGAAAACCAGACCATCG
This DNA window, taken from Thermodesulfobacteriota bacterium, encodes the following:
- the yajC gene encoding preprotein translocase subunit YajC, which gives rise to MISIAYAMGQGGEAAGQGAGGFSGFIPLILMFVIFYFLLIRPQQKKTKQHREMISALKKGDRIITSGGIHGRITGLDETTLTVEISDRVRVKVARGNVGARIETASQPPPEKKSKPDSKKSK
- a CDS encoding Rne/Rng family ribonuclease, with protein sequence MSNKILINAVDPEECRIAKVKESKLEEFHIESASKEITHGNIYKAVITRVEPSLQAVFVDYGAQRHGFLQKHEIHSDYFQDNTSGDRSINHIAKRGQELLVQVTKDPFMKKGAMLTTFISLPGRYLVLMPGSENRGISRKIEDEDERNRLKEIIAKLKLPPGFGIIVRTAGMTCTKTLLTKDLKYLMRLWKTIKKNVMKEKAPCLLYKERNLVLRSIRDYFTPDITEILIDDGLVFQEVKKFIKIISSRHAKIVKHYKGDKPIFTKYQLENQIASIFESRVPLKSGGSIVIEPTEALVSIDVNSGKATRKKSIEQTALQTNIEAAEEITRQLRLRDLGGLIIIDFIDMKDQKHRLEVERAVKTQVKNDKARTKVGKISRFGLMEMSRQRIRPSIEFGSFEPCKLCRGKGVTPSTETLVLRFIRKLRLESLGNDISKVKGIVPVDVADYILNKKRKEILDLELSRNINIVIEADRSMIPGESNIICEK